Proteins from a single region of Xiphophorus maculatus strain JP 163 A chromosome 22, X_maculatus-5.0-male, whole genome shotgun sequence:
- the LOC111606610 gene encoding leucine-rich repeat-containing protein 18-like produces MKKGSRSEKELKKFAKKAINITQDGKRRLALSKMGLITVPRFLLKMSDLNELDLSRNQIQKLPEAMGALISLTSLDLHSNKLESLPESIGSLIGLTHLNLANNCLTSASLPSSLGLLCNLQSLNLGLNQIDALPSTLEQLEVLQELGLFDNCFTEVPEFVPNLQNLIKLNLERNPYTEAQSEEKLDEKEELYLVDENSLCKGCLQKCRTEEREILRNERKEEKIPEKPEECEEEKKRFAGLMTPNSVAAVTQDVWRIRREL; encoded by the coding sequence AAAAAAGGGAGCCGATCCGAAAAAGAACTCAAGAAATTTGCCAAGAAAGCGATAAATATAACCCAAGATGGAAAGCGTAGACTCGCACTCAGCAAAATGGGCTTAATCACCGTCCCAAGGTTTCTCCTCAAGATGAGCGATCTGAATGAGTTGGACCTCAGTCGAAACCAGATCCAGAAACTTCCTGAAGCTATGGGAGCCTTAATTTCGCTAACAAGCCTCGATCTGCACAGCAACAAGCTGGAGTCTCTGCCCGAGTCCATAGGTAGCCTGATTGGACTTACCCACCTCAACCTGGCAAACAACTGCTTAACATCTGCTAGTTTACCATCCTCACTGGGTTTACTCTGCAACCTACAGAGTCTCAACCTTGGACTAAATCAGATAGATGCATTGCCTTCCACCTTGGAGCAGTTAGAGGTTCTCCAAGAATTAGGCCTGTTTGATAACTGTTTCACCGAAGTACCTGAGTTTGTGCCAAATCTTCAAAACCTTATTAAGCTGAATTTGGAAAGAAATCCATATACCGAGGCCCAAAGTGAGGAAAAGTTAGATGAGAAAGAGGAGCTGTATCTGGTGGATGAAAACAGCTTGTGCAAGGGATGCCTCCAAAAATGTAGAACAGAGGAAAGAGAAATTTTAAGAAacgaaagaaaagaagagaaaataccTGAAAAGCCTGAAGAGtgtgaggaggaaaagaaaagatttgcAGGGTTGATGACACCAAACTCAGTGGCTGCAGTCACCCAGGATGTGTGGAGAATCAGAAGGGAACTGTGA